One segment of Larus michahellis chromosome 14, bLarMic1.1, whole genome shotgun sequence DNA contains the following:
- the UTP18 gene encoding U3 small nucleolar RNA-associated protein 18 homolog isoform X1, with amino-acid sequence MQCAAAPRSGPAEKKKKKKKMKKMKKTVKRLQPRAEDVAAKRAAAEQAAKEASRRARHLKALGRASGAEQEELEELEELVFGDSVNVGEDELLQRLADPQRLKATERKSFQKDSSDSEVENEAKGKILSKKPAWVDEDDEAEENVDMTHRYRKDFMKSDAEKILTKKKLKRRLEEQFQRAMGGVPAWADLENRKKPKKTASDSDSDEDDDLLCRTGNFISNSESLPRGVLKMTTCLPANQERFANGKLATVQFHPSAQVVMTAGHDRSVSLFQVDGVKNPRIQSIYLESFPVYKACFSVDGEQVIATGTHHKMFFVYDMMSGSIIPIQKVRGVEERFLRNFEVSPDGSFMLLTGTSGYLHLLSMKTKELVSTMKVNGRCTASAFTPDSSKIYSYSKEGEVFIWDVRSRKCLHKFEDEGSLEGKCIAVSKNNQYVACGSASGVVNLYTTDVCLKENHPKPVKAIMNLVTSATCVTFNPTTEILAVASRETDEAVKLVHIPSYTVFSNFPVFRRKQIYLAQSMDFSPRSGFFSVANNKGKALLFRLLKSFKCLNWFFFFRLKHYSDF; translated from the exons ATGCAGTGTGCGGCGGCGCCTCGCTCGGGCCCAgcggagaagaagaagaagaaaaaaaaaatgaagaaaatgaagaaaacagtaaagcGTCTCCAGCCGCGCGCGGAGGACGTGGCAGCTAAACGGGCAGCGGCAGAGCAGGCGGCGAAGGAAGCGTCTCGCCGCGCCCGGCACTTGAAGGCGCTTGGTCGCGCGTCgggagctgagcaggaggagctggaggagctagAGGAGCTGGTGTTTGGCGACAGCGTCAACGTGGGGGAGGACGAGCTGCTGCAGCGCCTGGCTGACCCCCAGCGG CTGAAGgctacagagaggaaaagcttCCAGAAAGACTCCAGCGATTCAGAagtagaaaatgaagcaaaaggtAAAATCTTGTCTAAAAAGCCAGCCTGGgtggatgaagatgatgaagctGAGGAAAA TGTTGATATGACCCATCGGTATAGGAAAGACTTCATGAAAAGCGATGCTGAGAAGATCCTTACtaagaaaaagctaaaaaggaGGCTTGAAGAACA GTTTCAGCGAGCTATGGGAGGAGTTCCTGCCTGGGCTGATttagaaaacaggaagaaacccAAAAAGACCGCAAGTGATA GTGAcagtgatgaagatgatgatCTGCTATGCAGGACTGGCAATTTTATCTCAAACTCAGAGTCCCTGCCAAGAGGTGTTTTGAAG ATGACTACCTGCTTACCTGCTAATCAGGAACGTTTTGCTAATGGAAAATTGGCAACTGTGCAGTTTCATCCATCTGCTCAAGTGGTCATGACTGCTGGACATGATCGATCTGTGTCACTCTTTCAG GTTGATGGTGTAAAGAATCCAAGAATACAGAGCATCTATTTAGAGAGTTTTCCAGTCTATAAGGCTTGTTTCAGTGTTGATGGAGAACAAGTTATAGCCACTGGTACTCACCATAAAATGTTCTTTGTGTATGACATGATGAGTGGAAGTATTATTCCTATACAGAAAGTAAGAG GTGTGGAGGAAAGATTTCTCAGAAATTTTGAAGTCTCTCCAGATGGATCATTTATGCTTCTAACTGGAACTTCAGGTTATCTTCACTTGTTGTCAATGAAG ACAAAGGAACTGGTTAGCACTATGAAGGTAAATGGAAGATGCACTGCATCTGCTTTCACTCCAGACAGCAGTAAAATATATAGCTATTCAA AGGAAGGTGAAGTTTTCATTTGGGATGTGAGAAGCAGAAAGTGTCTACACAAATTTGAAGATGAAGGTTCTTTGGAAGGAAAGTGCATTGCTGTTTCAAAAAATAACCAGTATGTGGCATGTGG ttcaGCTTCTGGAGTTGTAAATTTATATACTACTGATGTCTGTCTCAAAGAAAACCATCCTAAACCAGTTAAAGCCATAATGAACCTAGTTACATCTGCTACATGTGTGACCTTCAATCCCACCACAGAAATTTTGGCAGTGGCTTCCCGTGAAACTGATGAGGCTGTCAAATTG GTACACATTCCTTCATATACTGTATTTTCAAACTTCCCAGtgttcagaagaaaacagatttatcTTGCTCAATCTATGGACTTTTCTCCCAGAAGtggttttttctctgtagcaaatAACAAAGGCAAAGCTTTGTTATTTAG Gttactgaaaagttttaaatgtctcaactggttttttttcttcaggctgaaacattattcagatttttaa
- the UTP18 gene encoding U3 small nucleolar RNA-associated protein 18 homolog isoform X2 — MQCAAAPRSGPAEKKKKKKKMKKMKKTVKRLQPRAEDVAAKRAAAEQAAKEASRRARHLKALGRASGAEQEELEELEELVFGDSVNVGEDELLQRLADPQRLKATERKSFQKDSSDSEVENEAKGKILSKKPAWVDEDDEAEENVDMTHRYRKDFMKSDAEKILTKKKLKRRLEEQFQRAMGGVPAWADLENRKKPKKTASDSDSDEDDDLLCRTGNFISNSESLPRGVLKMTTCLPANQERFANGKLATVQFHPSAQVVMTAGHDRSVSLFQVDGVKNPRIQSIYLESFPVYKACFSVDGEQVIATGTHHKMFFVYDMMSGSIIPIQKVRGVEERFLRNFEVSPDGSFMLLTGTSGYLHLLSMKTKELVSTMKVNGRCTASAFTPDSSKIYSYSKEGEVFIWDVRSRKCLHKFEDEGSLEGKCIAVSKNNQYVACGSASGVVNLYTTDVCLKENHPKPVKAIMNLVTSATCVTFNPTTEILAVASRETDEAVKLVHIPSYTVFSNFPVFRRKQIYLAQSMDFSPRSGFFSVANNKGKALLFRLKHYSDF, encoded by the exons ATGCAGTGTGCGGCGGCGCCTCGCTCGGGCCCAgcggagaagaagaagaagaaaaaaaaaatgaagaaaatgaagaaaacagtaaagcGTCTCCAGCCGCGCGCGGAGGACGTGGCAGCTAAACGGGCAGCGGCAGAGCAGGCGGCGAAGGAAGCGTCTCGCCGCGCCCGGCACTTGAAGGCGCTTGGTCGCGCGTCgggagctgagcaggaggagctggaggagctagAGGAGCTGGTGTTTGGCGACAGCGTCAACGTGGGGGAGGACGAGCTGCTGCAGCGCCTGGCTGACCCCCAGCGG CTGAAGgctacagagaggaaaagcttCCAGAAAGACTCCAGCGATTCAGAagtagaaaatgaagcaaaaggtAAAATCTTGTCTAAAAAGCCAGCCTGGgtggatgaagatgatgaagctGAGGAAAA TGTTGATATGACCCATCGGTATAGGAAAGACTTCATGAAAAGCGATGCTGAGAAGATCCTTACtaagaaaaagctaaaaaggaGGCTTGAAGAACA GTTTCAGCGAGCTATGGGAGGAGTTCCTGCCTGGGCTGATttagaaaacaggaagaaacccAAAAAGACCGCAAGTGATA GTGAcagtgatgaagatgatgatCTGCTATGCAGGACTGGCAATTTTATCTCAAACTCAGAGTCCCTGCCAAGAGGTGTTTTGAAG ATGACTACCTGCTTACCTGCTAATCAGGAACGTTTTGCTAATGGAAAATTGGCAACTGTGCAGTTTCATCCATCTGCTCAAGTGGTCATGACTGCTGGACATGATCGATCTGTGTCACTCTTTCAG GTTGATGGTGTAAAGAATCCAAGAATACAGAGCATCTATTTAGAGAGTTTTCCAGTCTATAAGGCTTGTTTCAGTGTTGATGGAGAACAAGTTATAGCCACTGGTACTCACCATAAAATGTTCTTTGTGTATGACATGATGAGTGGAAGTATTATTCCTATACAGAAAGTAAGAG GTGTGGAGGAAAGATTTCTCAGAAATTTTGAAGTCTCTCCAGATGGATCATTTATGCTTCTAACTGGAACTTCAGGTTATCTTCACTTGTTGTCAATGAAG ACAAAGGAACTGGTTAGCACTATGAAGGTAAATGGAAGATGCACTGCATCTGCTTTCACTCCAGACAGCAGTAAAATATATAGCTATTCAA AGGAAGGTGAAGTTTTCATTTGGGATGTGAGAAGCAGAAAGTGTCTACACAAATTTGAAGATGAAGGTTCTTTGGAAGGAAAGTGCATTGCTGTTTCAAAAAATAACCAGTATGTGGCATGTGG ttcaGCTTCTGGAGTTGTAAATTTATATACTACTGATGTCTGTCTCAAAGAAAACCATCCTAAACCAGTTAAAGCCATAATGAACCTAGTTACATCTGCTACATGTGTGACCTTCAATCCCACCACAGAAATTTTGGCAGTGGCTTCCCGTGAAACTGATGAGGCTGTCAAATTG GTACACATTCCTTCATATACTGTATTTTCAAACTTCCCAGtgttcagaagaaaacagatttatcTTGCTCAATCTATGGACTTTTCTCCCAGAAGtggttttttctctgtagcaaatAACAAAGGCAAAGCTTTGTTATTTAG gctgaaacattattcagatttttaa